In a single window of the Streptomyces sp. HUAS ZL42 genome:
- a CDS encoding DUF4236 domain-containing protein, whose amino-acid sequence MPLTFRKSFRTLPGVRLNINRHSWSITTGGRNGPRHTRSSTGRRTTSMDLPGPFGWRRTRSTRRH is encoded by the coding sequence ATGCCGCTCACGTTCCGCAAGAGTTTCCGCACCCTCCCCGGGGTGCGCCTGAACATCAACAGGCACTCCTGGTCCATCACCACCGGCGGCAGGAACGGACCCCGTCACACCCGCAGCAGTACCGGACGACGTACGACATCGATGGATTTGCCCGGACCTTTCGGGTGGCGTCGCACCCGTAGTACCAGGCGCCACTGA
- a CDS encoding helix-turn-helix domain-containing protein, giving the protein MADDYLVRIGKLIRDARQHRGWTQAQLAEALGTSQSAVNRIERGNQNISLEMIARIGEALESEIVSLGYAGPMHLRVVGGRRLSGAIDVKTSKNACVALLCATLLNQGRTVLRRVARIEEVYRLLEVLNSIGVRTRWINGGVDLEIVPTSELNMAAIDAEAAVRTRSIIMFFGPLLHRMDHFKLPYAGGCDLGTRTIEPHMIALRRFGLDIAATEGQYHARVDRSIRPDRPIVLTERGDTVTENALLAAARHDGVTVIRNASSNYMVQDLCFFLEALGVRVEGIGTTTLTVHGRPTIDVDVDYSPSEDPVEAMSLLAAAVVTESELTVRRVPIEFLEIELAVLEEMGLDQDRTPEYFADNGRTRLVDLTVRPSKLEAPIDKIHPMPFPGLNIDNVPFFAAIAAVASGKTLIHDWVYDNRAIYLTDLNRLGGRLQLLDPHRVLVEGPTRWRAAEMMCPPALRPAVVVLLAMMAAEGTSVLRNVYVINRGYEDLAERLNSVGAQIEIFRDI; this is encoded by the coding sequence ATGGCAGACGATTACCTCGTACGCATCGGCAAGCTCATCCGTGACGCCCGGCAACACCGGGGCTGGACACAGGCGCAGCTGGCCGAGGCGCTCGGCACCAGTCAGAGCGCCGTCAACCGTATCGAGCGCGGTAACCAAAACATCAGCCTTGAGATGATCGCTCGAATCGGTGAAGCCCTGGAGAGTGAGATCGTCTCTCTGGGCTACGCGGGCCCGATGCATCTGCGAGTGGTCGGCGGGCGTCGGCTGTCCGGTGCCATCGACGTGAAGACGAGCAAGAACGCGTGTGTGGCCCTGCTGTGCGCCACCCTGCTCAACCAGGGGCGCACGGTGCTGCGCCGGGTCGCCCGCATCGAGGAGGTCTACCGCCTCCTGGAGGTCCTGAACTCCATCGGTGTCCGCACCCGGTGGATCAACGGCGGTGTCGACCTGGAGATCGTGCCGACGTCGGAGCTGAACATGGCGGCGATCGACGCCGAGGCCGCCGTACGCACCCGGTCCATCATCATGTTCTTCGGTCCGCTGCTGCACCGCATGGACCACTTCAAGCTGCCGTACGCCGGCGGCTGCGACCTCGGGACGCGGACCATCGAGCCGCACATGATCGCCTTGCGCCGGTTCGGTCTGGACATCGCGGCGACCGAGGGCCAGTACCACGCCCGGGTGGACCGGTCCATCCGTCCCGACCGGCCGATCGTGCTGACCGAGCGCGGGGACACGGTCACCGAGAACGCGCTCCTCGCCGCCGCCCGGCACGACGGCGTCACGGTCATCCGCAACGCGTCCTCCAACTACATGGTCCAGGACCTGTGCTTCTTCCTGGAGGCGCTCGGCGTCCGGGTCGAGGGCATCGGCACGACGACGCTGACCGTGCACGGCAGGCCGACCATCGACGTCGACGTGGACTACTCCCCCTCCGAGGACCCGGTCGAGGCCATGAGCCTGCTGGCCGCCGCGGTCGTGACGGAGTCGGAACTGACGGTGCGGCGCGTGCCCATCGAGTTCCTGGAGATCGAGCTCGCGGTGCTCGAGGAGATGGGTCTCGACCAGGACCGTACGCCCGAGTACTTCGCCGACAACGGCCGTACCCGTCTGGTGGACCTCACCGTCCGGCCCTCCAAGCTGGAGGCGCCGATCGACAAGATCCACCCGATGCCGTTCCCCGGCCTGAACATCGACAACGTCCCGTTCTTCGCGGCCATCGCGGCTGTCGCGTCGGGCAAGACCCTCATCCACGACTGGGTCTACGACAACCGCGCGATCTACCTGACGGACCTGAACCGCCTGGGCGGCCGCCTCCAACTCCTCGACCCCCACCGGGTCCTGGTCGAGGGCCCCACCCGCTGGCGCGCCGCCGAGATGATGTGCCCGCCCGCGCTGCGCCCCGCAGTGGTCGTCCTGCTGGCGATGATGGCGGCGGAGGGCACGTCCGTGCTGCGGAACGTCTACGTCATCAACCGCGGGTACGAGGACCTGGCCGAGCGGCTGAACTCCGTCGGGGCGCAGATCGAGATCTTCCGGGACATCTGA